In Sideroxyarcus emersonii, one DNA window encodes the following:
- a CDS encoding lysophospholipid acyltransferase family protein — translation MLIRIGVFIFWLIHFLPFRVIVAIGNGLGTLLYPLAGERRKVGMINLALCFPDMSDAVRRKLVREHFKVFCRSLIERSILWWSSADRILGLIRVEGVEHFEAIKDKPSILLMPHFVGMDIGGQWVALHTDGVSMYANQKNRYLTELLLKKRGRFRHQHLYSRQQGLRPILKCIRAGRPFFYLPDQDQGVKDGAFIPFFGVPAATMTSVPRIAQMTGARVVPCVTRLLPGGEGYVLTFYPAWENYPSGDDIADTRRVNEFIEQRVQEIPEQYFWLHKRFKTRPEGAPPLYPK, via the coding sequence TTGCTGATACGCATCGGCGTTTTCATCTTCTGGCTGATCCATTTCCTGCCTTTCCGGGTGATCGTCGCCATCGGCAATGGGCTCGGCACACTGCTTTACCCATTGGCCGGCGAGCGCCGCAAGGTCGGCATGATCAATCTGGCGTTGTGCTTCCCCGACATGAGCGATGCAGTGCGCAGGAAGCTGGTGCGCGAGCACTTCAAGGTGTTCTGCCGCAGCCTGATCGAGCGCAGCATCCTGTGGTGGTCCAGTGCCGATCGGATACTCGGCCTGATCCGGGTCGAAGGCGTCGAACATTTCGAGGCAATCAAGGACAAGCCTTCCATCTTGCTGATGCCGCATTTCGTCGGCATGGATATCGGCGGACAGTGGGTCGCGCTGCACACCGACGGCGTCAGCATGTATGCGAACCAGAAGAACAGGTATCTGACCGAACTGTTGCTGAAAAAGCGCGGGCGTTTCCGCCATCAACACCTTTATTCGCGCCAGCAAGGACTGCGCCCCATCCTGAAATGCATCCGGGCAGGCAGACCCTTCTTTTATCTCCCGGATCAGGACCAGGGTGTGAAGGATGGTGCATTCATCCCCTTCTTCGGCGTGCCCGCAGCAACCATGACTTCGGTGCCGCGCATCGCACAAATGACCGGCGCCAGGGTCGTGCCCTGCGTCACCCGCCTGCTGCCCGGCGGGGAAGGATACGTGCTGACCTTCTATCCGGCCTGGGAGAACTATCCTAGCGGGGATGACATCGCCGATACGCGACGCGTGAACGAATTCATCGAACAAAGGGTGCAGGAAATCCCGGAACAATATTTCTGGTTGCACAAGCGCTTCAAGACCCGCCCCGAGGGAGCGCCCCCGCTCTATCCGAAGTGA
- a CDS encoding DUF2934 domain-containing protein: protein MRPSKQSKSSRQIADIPPPIPPDLREKIEISAYYKSAARGFAPGYELDDWLAAEAEISSSGRKDH from the coding sequence ATGAGACCGAGCAAACAAAGCAAATCGAGTCGCCAGATTGCCGATATTCCCCCCCCGATCCCCCCGGACTTGCGAGAAAAAATCGAGATAAGCGCCTATTACAAATCCGCGGCCAGAGGTTTTGCCCCGGGGTACGAGCTCGACGACTGGTTGGCGGCCGAGGCCGAAATCAGCTCCAGCGGAAGAAAGGATCACTGA
- a CDS encoding PAS domain-containing protein: MDALQTQVFGSMQYRSGMSEPAALTLDQGGMIQDCTDAGEELFGFSRNELAQHHISLLFPQLSDTALLSNGLINSRLLFLSHCGHLFWAMDRDGEAFFSELFFSQLEYGAHPILRVIVRPSDGAPRPNA; the protein is encoded by the coding sequence ATGGACGCGTTACAAACACAGGTTTTCGGCTCGATGCAATATCGGTCGGGGATGAGCGAGCCGGCTGCGCTTACGCTGGACCAAGGCGGGATGATCCAGGATTGCACCGATGCCGGCGAAGAGCTGTTCGGCTTCAGCCGCAACGAGCTGGCGCAGCATCATATCTCGCTGCTGTTTCCGCAGCTGTCCGATACCGCGTTGTTGAGCAACGGACTGATCAATTCGCGTTTGCTCTTCCTGTCCCATTGCGGGCATCTTTTCTGGGCAATGGACAGGGACGGCGAGGCATTCTTCAGCGAGCTGTTCTTCTCCCAGCTGGAATATGGGGCGCATCCCATTTTGCGCGTGATCGTTCGGCCTTCGGATGGCGCTCCCCGTCCGAATGCCTGA
- a CDS encoding cyclopropane-fatty-acyl-phospholipid synthase family protein, with protein sequence MRSERAEEPSSKTIRGEYNYLASAAEPPMTFGGMLSAGARLLLAKIMNALGNPPVQVVLWNGLVIEANHGSSVARVVIRDPGALVKLFIDHELYFGELYSEGRIEVQGNLLEFLEAVFRVWPLRSQDKVVKKLLAPIYDVRRNTIIGARRNIRHHYDIGNSFYKLWLEERMVYTCAYFSHGAASLEEAQLAKMDHVCRKLRLQPGDAVVEAGCGWGALAMHMARHYGAKVRAYNISTEQIAFARQRAAAEGLDGMVEFVEDDYRNVRGKFDAFVSVGMLEHVGTEHYQELGAVLDRCLKPEGRGLIHTIGLNYPRPMDAWAERHIFPGASPPSLAQMMQIFEPFDFSVLDVENLRMHYARTLEHWLQRYEDNVERVQEMFDERFVRAWRLYLAGSLTTFKTGDMQLFQVSFARAGNNQIPWTRQYLYETAHPSTGADHAKL encoded by the coding sequence ATGAGGTCAGAACGAGCAGAAGAACCTTCCAGCAAAACGATTCGCGGTGAATACAACTACCTGGCATCTGCTGCCGAGCCGCCAATGACCTTTGGCGGCATGCTGTCTGCCGGCGCGCGGTTGCTGCTGGCGAAGATCATGAATGCTCTTGGCAATCCGCCGGTACAGGTGGTGCTGTGGAACGGCCTGGTGATAGAGGCCAACCATGGCAGCAGCGTAGCGCGCGTGGTCATCCGCGATCCTGGTGCGCTGGTGAAACTGTTCATCGACCATGAGCTTTATTTCGGCGAACTGTACTCCGAGGGACGCATCGAGGTGCAGGGCAACCTGCTGGAATTCCTCGAGGCGGTATTCAGGGTCTGGCCGTTGCGCAGCCAGGACAAGGTGGTGAAAAAACTGCTGGCGCCCATCTACGATGTGCGGCGCAACACCATCATCGGCGCGCGGCGCAACATCCGGCACCACTACGACATCGGCAACAGTTTCTACAAGCTCTGGCTGGAGGAGCGGATGGTCTATACCTGTGCGTATTTTTCGCATGGTGCCGCCAGCCTGGAGGAGGCGCAGCTCGCCAAAATGGATCACGTTTGCCGCAAGCTGCGCCTGCAGCCCGGCGATGCCGTAGTGGAGGCCGGCTGCGGCTGGGGTGCCCTGGCCATGCACATGGCGAGGCACTACGGGGCGAAGGTGCGTGCCTACAACATCTCCACGGAGCAGATCGCCTTTGCCCGGCAGCGCGCTGCCGCCGAAGGGCTGGATGGCATGGTCGAATTCGTCGAAGACGACTACCGCAACGTGCGCGGCAAGTTCGACGCTTTCGTTTCGGTCGGCATGCTGGAACATGTGGGGACGGAGCATTACCAGGAGCTGGGAGCGGTCTTAGACCGGTGCCTCAAACCGGAGGGACGGGGCCTGATCCACACCATAGGGCTGAACTATCCCCGCCCGATGGATGCCTGGGCGGAACGCCATATTTTCCCCGGCGCCAGTCCGCCGAGTCTTGCGCAGATGATGCAGATCTTCGAACCGTTCGATTTTTCCGTTCTGGATGTGGAGAACCTGCGCATGCACTATGCCAGGACGCTCGAACACTGGCTGCAGCGGTACGAGGATAACGTCGAGCGCGTGCAGGAGATGTTCGATGAAAGGTTCGTGCGTGCGTGGCGGCTGTACCTGGCCGGCTCCCTGACCACCTTCAAGACCGGCGACATGCAACTGTTCCAGGTTTCCTTTGCGCGTGCAGGGAACAACCAGATTCCC